The following are from one region of the Novosphingobium humi genome:
- a CDS encoding C-glycoside deglycosidase beta subunit domain-containing protein: MFDKYIIDPATVANTGPADAPTGFSFTTKLGYYRGLGLSMIEDLKVSIDGEALPREAITFDEGQGPLTLDEMETAFDRRWPFGAPATITVALPGGFPAGEHKLSLQQRLRISYMPFPSFNNDEKVISL, from the coding sequence ATGTTTGACAAATATATCATCGATCCCGCCACCGTTGCCAACACCGGCCCGGCGGATGCGCCCACCGGCTTCTCCTTCACGACCAAGCTGGGCTATTATCGCGGCCTCGGCCTCTCGATGATCGAGGATCTCAAAGTCTCCATCGACGGCGAGGCGCTTCCCCGCGAGGCGATCACCTTTGATGAAGGCCAAGGTCCGCTGACGCTGGACGAGATGGAGACGGCCTTTGATCGCCGCTGGCCTTTTGGTGCGCCCGCGACCATTACGGTGGCGCTGCCGGGCGGCTTTCCGGCGGGCGAGCACAAGCTGTCGCTGCAACAGCGTCTGCGCATCTCCTATATGCCTTTCCCGTCCTTTAACAATGACGAGAAGGTGATCAGCCTGTGA
- a CDS encoding glycoside hydrolase family 1 protein: protein MIDRRAMLGATVALSTAPMALHAAGKGKVFNPAFPKGFLWGAATAAHQVEGNNTSSDVWFLEHLKGTIYAEPSGDAANSFLLWERDLDLVKSLGLNTYRFSLEWARIEPEQGMFSIAMLDHYKAMIDGCRARGITPVVTFNHFTTPRWFAALGGWHGEDAPVLFARFCDRAARHLAGGIAYATTLNEPNLAGKLGELLPGDLLGGDKAMVEAAARELGVAVYQPGNPLYTRDGARTQKHMLEGHRLGRAAIKAVRSDLPVGVSLAMLDEQAAPNLPKGAVSLRDAKREHFYGDWLRLAKTDCDFLGIQNYERSVWTDKGKLPNPPGAVTNTMGAEVYPPSLAGVARYAHAETGLPIMVTEHGVGTEHDEIRANLIPAALRELKKAMDDGVPVIGYCHWSLIDNYEWGFGYRIRFGLCELDRTTFKRTPKPSAGVLGRIARANSV, encoded by the coding sequence GTGATCGACCGCAGGGCCATGCTGGGCGCGACGGTTGCCCTTTCCACAGCGCCCATGGCCCTGCACGCCGCAGGCAAGGGCAAGGTGTTCAATCCGGCCTTTCCCAAGGGCTTCCTCTGGGGCGCGGCCACCGCCGCGCATCAGGTCGAGGGCAACAACACCTCCTCGGACGTGTGGTTTCTCGAACATCTTAAAGGCACCATCTACGCCGAACCCTCGGGCGATGCCGCCAACAGCTTTCTGCTGTGGGAGCGCGATCTCGATCTGGTCAAAAGCCTCGGCCTCAACACCTATCGCTTCAGCCTGGAATGGGCGCGGATCGAGCCGGAGCAGGGGATGTTCTCCATCGCCATGCTGGATCATTACAAGGCGATGATTGATGGTTGCCGCGCGCGCGGCATCACGCCGGTTGTCACCTTCAACCATTTCACCACGCCGCGCTGGTTTGCCGCGCTTGGCGGATGGCATGGCGAGGATGCGCCCGTCTTGTTCGCGCGCTTTTGCGATCGGGCCGCGCGCCATCTGGCGGGCGGTATCGCCTATGCCACCACGCTCAACGAACCCAATCTGGCGGGCAAGCTGGGCGAATTGCTGCCCGGCGATCTGCTGGGTGGGGACAAGGCGATGGTCGAGGCCGCCGCCAGAGAACTGGGCGTGGCCGTGTATCAGCCCGGAAACCCGCTCTACACGCGCGATGGTGCGCGTACGCAAAAGCATATGCTCGAAGGCCACCGCTTGGGCCGCGCCGCGATCAAGGCGGTGCGCTCCGATCTGCCCGTGGGTGTCAGTCTGGCCATGCTGGATGAACAGGCGGCCCCCAATTTGCCCAAGGGCGCGGTCAGCCTGCGCGATGCCAAGCGCGAGCATTTCTATGGCGATTGGCTGCGTCTGGCCAAAACGGATTGCGATTTCCTCGGCATCCAGAATTACGAACGCAGCGTGTGGACCGACAAGGGCAAGCTGCCCAATCCGCCCGGCGCCGTCACCAACACGATGGGGGCCGAGGTTTATCCGCCCTCGCTGGCGGGGGTGGCGCGCTATGCCCATGCGGAAACGGGCCTGCCGATCATGGTGACCGAGCATGGCGTAGGCACCGAGCATGACGAAATCCGCGCCAATCTGATCCCCGCCGCGCTGAGGGAGCTGAAAAAGGCGATGGATGATGGCGTGCCGGTGATCGGCTATTGCCACTGGAGCCTGATCGACAATTACGAGTGGGGGTTTGGTTATCGCATCC
- a CDS encoding alpha/beta hydrolase has translation MRARAFAPWALALALAPVAHAQMPGPSRETMAAPAQPGAIALIPDAPDREVWHRDNGLIAVRNVTRPTIMPFLPKGKGTGAAVIVAPGGGFLGLAIEKEGWQIARYFADHGIAAFVLKYRVLPTPASQVEFADQLARVIRGEKVAMASPPDDTPPEALADGLAALRYVRGHAGQWGVDPARIGFMGFSAGGFLTRSVVENAGADMPAFVAPIYPNMAPMKVPDNAPPMFVAIAANDFLLARAGGPKLIDSYRAAGKSVEFHLFSAGDHGFGPGAPGTPTEGWLDVMRRWLRTRGIIKE, from the coding sequence ATGCGCGCGCGCGCCTTTGCCCCGTGGGCGTTGGCGTTGGCTCTGGCGCCTGTGGCCCATGCCCAGATGCCGGGGCCCAGCCGCGAGACGATGGCCGCCCCCGCCCAGCCGGGCGCCATCGCGCTGATCCCCGATGCACCGGATCGTGAGGTGTGGCACCGCGACAATGGCCTGATTGCGGTGCGCAATGTCACGCGCCCGACGATCATGCCCTTCCTGCCCAAGGGCAAGGGCACCGGAGCGGCGGTGATCGTCGCGCCGGGCGGCGGCTTTCTTGGTCTGGCCATCGAAAAGGAAGGCTGGCAGATCGCCCGCTATTTCGCCGATCACGGCATAGCCGCCTTCGTGCTGAAATATCGCGTGCTGCCCACGCCCGCCTCGCAGGTTGAATTTGCCGACCAGTTGGCCCGCGTGATCCGCGGCGAAAAAGTCGCCATGGCCAGCCCGCCCGATGATACCCCGCCCGAGGCGCTGGCCGATGGGCTGGCGGCCTTGCGCTATGTGCGCGGCCATGCCGGGCAATGGGGCGTGGACCCGGCGCGCATCGGCTTCATGGGCTTTTCCGCAGGCGGTTTCCTCACCCGCAGCGTGGTGGAAAATGCTGGCGCCGACATGCCCGCCTTTGTCGCCCCCATCTATCCCAATATGGCGCCGATGAAAGTGCCCGACAATGCCCCGCCGATGTTCGTGGCGATTGCGGCGAATGACTTTCTGCTGGCGCGGGCGGGCGGGCCGAAACTGATCGATTCCTATCGCGCGGCGGGCAAATCCGTCGAGTTCCATCTCTTTTCCGCCGGCGACCACGGTTTTGGCCCCGGCGCGCCGGGCACGCCCACCGAAGGCTGGCTGGACGTGATGCGCCGCTGGCTGCGCACGCGCGGCATCATCAAGGAATAA
- a CDS encoding sugar phosphate isomerase/epimerase family protein — translation MTSKIKRGVSLYSFQEEMFLGKMSIEDCVAFAAGIGAPGIEILPEQNMPTFPNISDAQVGEWQDMLARHGAHFTCYDMFLDTKRRKDRLMSDEEQVESIHRDLILCNRLGIKNMRILIFVRPDILEKCVPMAEKLDVHMGVEVHAPWHLEHAWILRTIEVADRLKTKHLGILPDMGIFMKHYPPAFRARFERQGARPEVCDFIVEQHEQKVMCEYTIFEVAVKMQGNKAEVAMAETLRHAPYANPKRIGDYAPYFRHIQAKFYEMNEDCTDPALAYDEVIPELVKAGWEGTLSSEYEGNRWIQDVHEVDSREQVRRQHVMFERLIAKAEAEVA, via the coding sequence ATGACATCGAAAATCAAACGGGGCGTCAGCCTCTACAGCTTTCAGGAAGAGATGTTCCTCGGCAAGATGAGCATCGAGGATTGCGTGGCCTTTGCCGCCGGCATCGGCGCGCCGGGCATCGAAATCCTGCCCGAACAGAATATGCCCACCTTTCCCAACATCAGCGACGCTCAGGTGGGCGAATGGCAGGACATGCTGGCGCGCCATGGCGCGCATTTCACCTGCTATGACATGTTCCTCGACACCAAGCGCCGCAAGGATCGCCTGATGAGTGACGAGGAGCAGGTCGAAAGCATCCATCGCGACCTGATCCTGTGCAACCGGCTCGGCATCAAAAACATGCGCATCCTGATCTTCGTGCGCCCCGACATTCTCGAAAAATGCGTGCCGATGGCGGAGAAGCTGGACGTGCATATGGGCGTCGAGGTCCATGCGCCATGGCATCTGGAGCACGCCTGGATCCTGCGCACCATTGAGGTGGCGGATCGCCTCAAGACCAAGCATCTTGGCATCCTGCCCGACATGGGCATTTTCATGAAGCATTACCCGCCCGCCTTCCGCGCCCGCTTTGAACGCCAGGGCGCCCGGCCCGAAGTCTGCGATTTCATCGTCGAGCAGCACGAGCAGAAGGTGATGTGCGAATACACCATCTTTGAAGTGGCCGTGAAGATGCAGGGCAACAAGGCCGAGGTCGCCATGGCCGAAACATTGCGCCACGCTCCCTATGCCAACCCCAAGCGGATCGGCGATTACGCCCCCTATTTCCGCCACATTCAGGCCAAATTCTATGAAATGAACGAGGATTGCACCGATCCCGCGCTGGCCTATGACGAGGTGATCCCCGAACTGGTCAAGGCCGGTTGGGAAGGCACGCTGTCGTCCGAATATGAAGGCAATCGCTGGATTCAGGACGTGCATGAAGTGGACAGCCGCGAACAGGTCCGCCGCCAGCATGTGATGTTCGAACGCCTGATCGCCAAGGCCGAAGCGGAGGTCGCGTAA